In Runella sp. SP2, the genomic window ATCTGCCAACTTGTGAGTTCGATGTCGGTCAAATAAATCTAATTCTTCCTTCGACAAACTTGTTTCTAATACATCATCTCCTAAAATTTCAAGTATTTTTTGGTACAAAACCGTCGGCATAGTCGCCGTTCCGATATGAATTCGACATTCTATTTTTTTCAAAATTTCCACCAACTTCAGTACAATTGCCTGTGAAATACCCGTGTAGGTATGAATCTCGTCAAGAATAATATCGCACCCTTTCAAGTCCAAAAGCAAAGCTTCGTAACCTTTCAATCCGAAAGCAATCGCTGCCAATTGATGCGGAGTTAAGATTTTCACTGCTGAGCCAAAGAGCGATTGAAGTACACTTTCTTCTTCATCCTGCTTACGTTTGACAACCGTTGACGCTCCATGAAGTACCCGTATATCAAGATTGGGGTTCGACTTTTCAAGGTCATTAGCAACTCTTTTGTACATCGCATTGATAGATGCTTGAAAAGGAAGCGTATAAAAAACTCGTCCACGACACCTTTTGAACAAATAATCTGTCTTCCCTGCCCCCGTACAAGCCACTACAATTGTATGTTTTTTATCTGATTGATAGTTCGTTTTTTGTGACAATGGATACAACGAACTTATTCTTTGATAAAAGCTCAGGTCTGGCAACTTAAAAGCATTCTCAATAAAACGTTGAGTATCACTAATAGCTGCCGAAGCAAAATGGTCAGCACCCATCAAAAGCCCCCGCCACTCAGAATAGCCTCGTTCATTTGATTTCCTTTTGGTATATCTAACCACTTTTTCCATGTTTTCCAAGGCTTGGTGTCTCGAAATTGGAGTTGCAGCTATTCCAAAGTGGTTCAATAAATCTATTCCGTCATTACTCCATTCTTCCCATTTACCCAGATGATGTTCTACATAATCATAGCCATTGTCTAAATCTAGTAATCCTTTTTCACCAACATCATTTTTCACTGATTTATGATGCCCCACTACCATTTCTATTAAAGCGGAGTGCTCATTTTCAGGAAAAATAGACAGAAAAAATAAAGAGCTAATTTCATGTCGTAATGGCTTTGTACTATTCGATTTCCCTAAAAGCCGTTGCTGAAAAAGTGGATGTGCTTTGCCTAAATCGTGCAAAACAGCTCCTTTAAATGCCAACTCTTCCTCCAAATGAAGGTGTTTTGCAAATGCCCTGACAGCAATTCCAACATGAAGAAGGTGTTCCTGTAATGAAGTCCATTCTGGGCTAGATTTTGCGAATAACTTTTTCATTAGAAATACTTTACAGGTGAGCCTACTATTTTTAACCAACCATACATTGCTTCGTTTGTCAAACGATTGTAGCCTACCAAAAACGACTTTTCATTTTTTTCAAACACTAATTCATAACCTGAATAACTTTCAGCATCACTTTCAAAATCAACTTGTTGTACCTCTTCTAAAATTTCGGGGAGTAGAATATCTTCATTACGGCACAAACAAACGTGTTGCGAAAAAGCCTTTCCAGCATCTTCTTTATTTTCAAACGCCAGATGTAATATAGGTTCGTGTAAAACCCCTCTAATCAAAATAGCATTGGGACGCTCAAATAATATCTGTTTGCCCTGTCGAGTCGAATTCCAACCGCGTGTTTGAATAACTTCCTGTTGGGAACTTATTTGACTGTATGAAAGTCGATGTCCAACAATCTTCCGAATTCCATGCACCCCCAACAACTCAGGAAATAGCTTTTTCTCAATACCTTCCACAATGGAAGGAGTAAGAAACTGTTGCGAAAATGTTTCGCTATCTCTTACCGCAGTCCACGGCTTTATAAAACCGAATTGCCCGCTGTATTTAACTACATAATATTTTTCCATTGTATCTTAAATTAATGAGCCAAATCCAATACCTGTTGAATTTCCTACGCCAACATTCCAAGCAAATGCCAGTTGTTCGGGAGTTCCGTTAATGATTACGGGACATATCGAGCCTTTGTTGAAAATGCCTTTGTAGGTAACTCCTTTAGTCGTTGGATTTTGATAAGATTCATCAAACTGAACAGAAACATCTTCATACGACAATCCAGCATCATTCAGTTTATGTTGTAAGCTCTCGGTCAAAAACTGATTTGCTTCTTCATCATTATAATAGAAGAATTTTACCCCTTTCTCTTCAGCTTGCGAACGCTTGATAAAAACAGGGCTACCTACCAAGAAGCGGTGCTGATATTCAAAATCTGGTTCTTTTTCAAGAGTCAAAGCCTTGATTTTCATTCCCCAACCAAAGTCATTGTCTTGCTGAATGCTTTTTATGAGCTGTTTTATGAGCGAACTATCATAACAACTAATAAAAAATTGACTTCCTGTTTTAAAATTCAAACCTTTACTTCCTTCTTGACGACCATTTTTTAGCCATGAAAAAGAGTACAGAGATAACTTATCGTGTAACTCATTTTTGCCAAGCCAATAATGTAACTTACTAACCTGCTGTTCCTGATAATTAAACGGAACGATAGTTGTATTTTTTGATAACCGAATATGAAGACGCATACTTGTTTTCTATAATTTATGTTTCAATTTTCTGATTCAAATATTCACCCCTCCCCCCCTCATTATTCGCCCTACCCCTCAAATTTTCTAAAAATTTATTTTTGCAATGTGCCTTCGGATATGCGCAATGAGCAGTTCTGGTTCTACAATTTCAACGATATGCTCGTGATAGCCCAGAATAAAGTTGGTCAACCCGAAGAACTTCTCATTGACATTACATTCAAAATCATATACACCAGGCTCGTCAGCCGAGGGTTGTAAATAGGCTTGCGTAAGCGGGAAGCGTTCTATCAATTCGTTATAGCCACCCACACGCAAGCGGATGTGCACCCGTATTTTTTGGTCATTTACAATCCTAAAAGGGTCTGTGGCAGTTACATAATGTTGCGTTTCGTATTGCCAAGGTATTTCCTGCAACTCTACTCGCTCTATTCTTGAAATCCTGTAATGCCGAATATCCTTGCGTTCGATGGCAAAAGCATGAAGTATGTCCTCTTTCACATTTACCGAAAACGGCTCTACCAATCTATCTGACACTTCGCTACTATTGGTTGAACGGTAATTGATCAGTTTCACCACTTTTTTATGTTGCTTGGCTTGCTCCAGCAAATTGGCTTTCGAGAGAAAAGTCCTTGAAAACAAGCTACTTCCCAATTTTGATACGTCATAAATTGCATTAAGCTTTTCCTGCATACGCTTCGTTCTTTTTTCAGAAGCTTTGGCGTTGTTGGCAAGAGCATCCATCAAAATTTCTTTCTCGGTTTCTGTGAAGAACAACATATCCTCTAAGTGTTGCATGGGCTTATTAGGAACGATAGCATATCGGTATTGATGGTCGTGTTCCACATTAAAATCGGCATCACGAAGCTCCTCAAAATCCTTTTTGATAGTATCGGGGACTACATTGTACATGGTCGCCAATGCCTTTTTCGTATATTGGTACGGGCTCTCAATGAGGAGCTTGAGAATCGCCAACAAGCGGTATTTTGGACTATTATCGTTGAATTTATTCATCACTCAAATTCATTAACCTAGCGTATTTTCTTTTTCTAAAAATTAACTTCCGAAACCCTTTATTCCACCAGCTCCACACACCATCAAGCAACCCTTTCCAAATCATTCCAAGTTACCTATCTCTTTATGTTTAGTCTCATAACTTTAATTCATCAAGGTTACTTCTCTAAATTTAATCACTGGTTGAAATTCCAATTAAAATTTATTCCTTTGAAAATCAATCGAACTAAACAGTTTTTCTGCCAAAAACTTATCAAACGGTAACGCAAACCCATGAATCAGCCCTTTTACGAATTCACCATTCTTGACGAGGCGCTTCGCTATGAGTTCGTAAGCGCGGGAAAATCCATTATTCACAAAGTTGTCAGCATATCCCACACCGACTCTGACAACCTTTTTACCCTCACACTTGCTGATATACGGCTTGATGGATCCCTTGATACACATATTGCAAGTAATAATGGTGACTTAGAAGCAATCATTGCTACTGTGATTAAATGCCTTGAAACTTTTTTTGTCTATTACCCTGCTGCTGCCGTCGCTTTTACGGGAAGCGAACCTCGTCGTATGCGCCTTTACCAGATTATCCTTAATCGCGAACTTACTTCTCTTCAACCCCGTTTTAACATTTGGGGTATTAGCGTTGAAGGTATTGTAACTTTCACTCCAAATCATACCTATGAAGGTTTTATCGTTTCATTAAAAAGTGTTATTATTGCTTAAAAACCAACTTACATGGCAACTACGACGACAAATCACCCAAAAGCTTCTGACAAATCACCCAAACAACTTGGTCAATTTGCAACCATTGAGGAAGCCTCACAGGCCAAAAACGCCGATTTGCTTAAAACCCTCCAGCGCCTGAACGTTAAGGTGGTGAAGCACTAACCACCTCCACACACCCACACCCCATCGAACAATACTTCCCAAAACCTCCCAAATAACCCACCTCAATGAGTTCGGGAGGGGCGGTCAGGGCAAACGTAAAGTTATGATACCCAATCACTTTTGTTTGTTCCATTTCTTTGCCTTCTTTGGCCAAAAAACCTCGCTTTTTAATCCGTTCGGGGTCGCTTAGTAACTCAAACTTGACCAGTCGCTCCGCAATCGACGCGTCCATTTCCATGGAAGGTTGCACCGAACGCAGTTTATCGACCAAATTGACCGCAAAAAATCGCCCAAAATCAGCGTCCGTTGGAGTGAGGTATTGATCTAAATCGCCCACTTTTTGAGCCACAACCATCGGCGACAGCGTACGAAACGTCATCGAACTTTGCATCGCGGGCAAGGGCGCTGTCTCCACGCGTTCTACCACAAAATCGGCCCTACATTCCCGATTATAAATGCTCAACTGCTGCTGTTGAAACAGCCCAACGATAAAATTTTCGGCCGATTTGTCCACATAAAATGAAATATATAACGTCAAAACGCCCGAACGAAGTACCATATACGTATCACCTTTCTTGATGGGTTCGATGCTCGGTATTTGCAAAGACGAAAAAGTAAAGTGCTTAAACGCCTTCCGACTCTCGGGTACTTGGTAACCGCGTTCGTGCAGAAAACCCGCATACTCAGCGTCAGCATTGGCCAAACGACCATAAATCCACGCTTGCAGGGGATATTGGTAGTTGAACAATAAACGCTGACGGTCTCTAACGGGGGCTAACGTGAGTTTGAATCGCATATATTATGTCATTTTGTACGCTAATCTATGCCATAAGTTAGTTTAACGAGAACTTTACTTATGTTTTACTAAAAAAATAAAAAAAACAACGCCGAGGCGAGTGCCTCGGCGTTGTCAGTTCAATCATTGATTATTCAAACCCACCAATAATCTTTAAGTCAATAGTCCACGGTCGATGGTCAATAGTCCATGGTAGTCGAGTCATCCATAGTCCACTGTCGATAGATTAGACCATTGACTATGGACTGTAAACTATCGACTGACAACTGTGGACTGTCAACTATTGACTAATTCGCTTGGAGACGCGCGAGTTTTGTAAACGCTTGCTCCTTATATTTTCCAGTCAGTGTTAGTGATACAGTATTTCCTGATTTAGGGGCCGACAGTCCAAACTCAGCCCACGTTTTTGTAATCGTCGCACGGCCGTTCGCGTCAGTTGTCACGTCTGCAATTTTTGTTCCCGTACGCGTCGTCAATGCCAAACTCAACCCCGTAAGAGGAATAGAGTCAATGCCTTTCTTGTAATCCAATATGTTGGTTTTGTCCAATTCAAATATCCGAACGCTAACCGTCGCTTGCGTGTTTGCGGCAGAAGACCTGACCGTCGGTTCAGTTGTAAAACCTCCGCCGTCGCCCACAGCATTGTCAAACACTAGCAATACAGGCGAAACAACTCTGTCCACAAAGGGGTCTTCTACTTTGCAAGATGCTGCTGCCAAGGCCGTAGCCACAAATAAGAATATTTTCAAAGTTTTCATTGGTTCATCAGTTTTGTTGAAACATTCATTTTACAAATGTTCGTCGCTTTTTATGCTTTCGACAAACGAACGGCTTTACGTCCCAAAAAAGTTGGAACAAAACCTACTAGCATCAAAACAATTCCAGTAATGGCAATCGTACTGGTATGGGCAAAAAACGTTCCCGTTGACAAAATCCCTAGGATGAGCAAAGTAGAAAAAGGCAACGAAAAGGCCATAACCAACACCGCTAACTCGGCGTTGAAAGTGCGGCGTTCTTTTGGAATCTCAAGGGCTTCCTCGCGTGAGTTAAAAGCTGAGATGTGCGCAAATGGCCAAAAACTCGCCGAACTCAATGGAATCACGGTGGCCAACAAAATCATGGTTGGTTCATGAATGCCCAGCAGCGTAATAACAGCGGCACTAAAAAGCATCGTTAGTCCTGCACGAAATACCAACAACGAAGCAATAAGTCTTTTTTTACGTTGTTTTAGTTGAACAGCTACCCCGATAAAAATCAACACCAACGGCGTCATCATTGCGCTTGTTTTGTCAAATACCTCCTGAACAATCATAGGAAGTGCTTTAAAATTTAAGCCAAGGCTCAACAAAACCGCCGCCGAAATAATGATGATGTTGATTGGCTCTTGAACGAGGTTCATCAAAAGACTTTTGATTTTTTCGCCCATTTTGGTTTCCTCCGATTTGGTGTTTTTGAGGAACATGTTCATGGCGATAACGTACAAGAAAATCAATACAAAAAACTTGTTTCCTACGTCGCCAAGCGCGGCCATGGCCACACTTTTTTCACCCAAAAATTCGGCAATAAACGGAAAGCACGACAAACCAGGCGCCAACGACGGCAACAACATCACCAACGTACGCCCCATTGAGCTGTCTTTTTCGATGCCAAAAAAATGAAAGGCCAACGGTGCCGTGAAATACATAAAAAAGTTAAACAACAATGTCAACGCAGGAACTACAATCAGCTTGGCGTCCACGTCGATTTTCATCAAGGCGATAAAAATCGTGGCAGGAAGGGCCACCGAAAGCACCATTTCCTTAATTCCGTTGGTTTGTTCCTTGTTCTTAAACTTAGAACGTAATATAAGACCTAACCCAATCAAAGCCAACAGGGTTATGGCTTTTTGTAAAGCTTCACTCATAAGTAAATGTGGAAAAGTAACAATTGGTTGGGCGTAGGTAGGTTTGCTACCTACGCCGCTGTCCTTATTTCAAAATTAGCTTATTGCCTCAAGCGTACTTACAAACTGCTTGATTTCGTCCATCGTACCCATACTTACACGGCACCAAGGCTTGCCCTGAATTTCGTATCCGCGCACCATGATGCCTTTCGCCATCATTTTTTGGAGCAATTCTTTGGTCGGAATGTTGATTGGGAAAATCACGAAGTTGGTGTATGAAGGCACGTATTTGTAACCCAAACGATCGAGGTTTTTACAAAGGTAAGTTTTCACTTCGTGGTTCAATTTACGCGTTGTGTCTTGGAACTCCGCATCGTCCATACTTGCCACCGCTGCGGCAATCGACGTTTGGGTGATGCCCATTCCACCACGGGTGATTTTCTGAATTTTATCCAACGTCGCAGGGAGCGCCGCAACGTATCCTACGCGCAAACCTGCCATACCCATAATTTTTGAGAAAGTACGAGCGATGATGACGTTTTTCTTTTGTGCCAACAACGACACCATACTCTGAGTATCAGCACCTACGGCCAATTCAAGGTACGCTTCGTCCACAAAAATGGGTACTTTTTCTGAAACCCGTGAGCAGAAATCCATCAACTCTTTGCCCGACGTGATGCTACCCATTGGGTTGTTAGGGTTACAGATATAAACAAGTTTTGTGTCCTTGTCGATAGCCGCTTCCATTGCTTTCAAGTCGTGCGACCAGTCACCTTTACACGGCACAGCCTTCCAGGTAGCTCCCGTCGCCTCGGCTACTTTCACCAATGACATATAAGTTGGGTCAGCCGAAACTACATTTCCACCTTTTTGGAAAAGTACAATAGCTACTTTTTCCAACAAATCCGACGAACCAGGGCCCATCATAATGTGGTCAGGAGTAACGCCTTCTTTTTTAGCGATTTTTCCAACAAGGTTTTCTAACTCTTTCCACGAATAACGGCTACCGCCCGCAACTGCATCTGCCACTGCCTTCCTAGCGCTCATTGGAGGGCCATAAGGATTTTCGTTGGCATTGATACGCACAAGGGTTGGCGGCGTTTTTGGCGGGTTTTCCAACACCGTTTCTCTGAGTAAAGGGCTATGAAATATATTACCGTTGGTGTCTATACGTGAAGGTACATTTGCGAAGGCACCTACTGCTGGGGCAGCGGCCATTCCTCCTAAGGTCATCAAACCTGATTTAAGTAAACTGCGGCGGTTGATAATCTGTGTCATGTGTTTGTGAGTGTGTTTTGAATTGGCGGTTTAGCTTGTGGCTTTTGTTGGTACTTTGTTATGGTGACTCTAAGTTAACTATTTTATTCACAACAACATAGCAAAATTGAAATTATGTATTTCTGTGAACAAAAATTTAACAATTGGATTACTTTTCAGACCACCAAAGCTTGGTTTTCATGTTATCGGCACCGCCATTGAGGGCAATACCTTTTTCCAAACTAGCTTTGTTGAGCGAATATTCGGTACTTGGATACGGCAAACGCGTTGGCAAAACACCATCGTTTTCAAAAACGGCGCGTGGATCTTTGGCAGGTAACACAGGGAAGCCTGTTCTGCGGTATTCGGTCCAAGCCTCTACCCCTACTCCGTACAATGCTATCCATTTCTGGTCAAGTACTTTTTCGCGCGTTACGGCACCTACTTTGGTAAAATAATCGGCAGGTACTTTCAAACCGTATTGTTCAAAAGAAGCCGTAATTCCGTTTTCAAAGTACGTTTTGGCGTCGCCCGTAATATCTCCATCAATAGCAGCTTCGGCCAAAATTAGGTTCAATTCTGAAAGCGTCATAATCACACTTGGCGTCTCAGGACGAGTGAAGTAGCTACCAATCGTTGAGCTCGACGACAAATAAGTCGTAGCAATCGCATCGGGCAGGCCGTTGGGGTGTCCAACATATTTTCCAGCTACTGGATTTGCATAAATCGTGATGCGGGTATCGCCCAAAGCGTTGAGCTTATCGGCCAAAGTGCTACTGATATTCCAGTCAGTACGGCTACCGCGCACCATCACTTCGTGCCATTCGTTGTTGCTTGGAAGTGTTGCCGTATTTTTAATCAAGGCATTGTCGTCGTTGCTTGTAAAAATGGGGTACTTTGTAGCATCGCCCAAAATTTCCCGCATAATCGCCCGTGACTCAGCCGGCTTTTTCGCAGCCTGGCGATTGGCCAAACGCAAACGCAATGAATTGGCAAACTTCTTCCATTTCAAGATGTTACCTCCGTAAATAATATCCCCTTGAACGCCTGGGCCACCAACTACGAGTTTTTCATTGGCAATTTTAAGGTCGTTCAACAACCCTTCATACACTTTGTCTTGTGAATCATACGCTGGTGTATAATTAGGGGATTCGGCCGTACCCTTTAAGGCTTCCGAATACGGGATGGCACCCCAAAGATCAGTTGTCACCGAAAACAACCACGAACGCATTACCAAAGCCACTCCTTCATAATTGGTGTTTGGCGCTTTGCCCGTTGGCGAGCTATCCACAATGATTCGTTGGAAATTCAACAAGCCATCGTTGAAGAAAGACGCCCAGTTGTTGTTGTAAAATGCGGGTGAAAGTCCGTAATTGTCACCTTCGTTTGAGTAAATATTTCGGGTAAAATACTGCATCCAAAGCATCATTCCGTCGATGTTCAAACGCTCAAAACGCGTGCTTCCTCCCCAAAATCTATCCACCGATTTTTCCATGGCGTAGGGCAGCAAATACTGCGGACCAATGGCCGTTGGGTTGTTGGGGTCGATGTTCATTTTGTCAAACTCTTTGGTACAAGAAGAACCCAAAAGAGCAGCCAACGTCAGCGAAAGTAATGTATATTTTTTCATAGAGATAAGTCGTTTAGAATCCGAGAGATACGTTAAAACCAACACTACGAGAGTTAGGTAACTCGCCGTACGCAAACCCTTGACGGTTTCCACCGAAGCGGTCCACTTCTGGGTCGATGTGTGGTGTATTCTTGAACAAAATCGCAAGGTTACGTCCAACGATAGACACCTTGGCCGAGCGGATGAAAGAGCGTTTCAAGATGGCCTCAGGAACTGAATAACCGAAAGACATCTCGCGAAGTTTGACGTAACTTCCGTCATAAATAACGGCTTCATGATAACGACGTGGATTGTTGTACCCGTATAATTGATTGGCTGCCACAATGATGTCGTTTGGCGCATATACCGACGAGCCATCTGCATTGGTGCTTACCACTTTTACGCCTTTACCGATGATACCTTCTTCACGTCCAATCGCCGTTTCTTCGTACTGACCTGTCCAACGCGCCGTTCCCGTACCTTCGTCGAAGAAATCACCTCCTACGCGTACGTCAATCAAAGCAGCCAATGAGAAGCTCTTGTAAGTGAAGGTATTAGAGAAACCACCCGTCCAGTCAGGCTGGATATTTCCGAGCAAACGTGGCGTGGTTGAAACCACTGGCAAACCGTCTTTGTAGATAATTTGTCCATCGGGCGCTTTTTCAAAACCAATACCGTACAAAGCACCATAAGGTTGACCAACGCGCGCTTCCGAAGTCAAACCACGCTGGGTGTGTAGGGTATAAGTAGTTAAACCTTCAGCGAGTGCCACTACTTTGTTGCGGTTGCGGGCAAAGTTGAAGCTCACATCCCAAGTAAACCCGTTTACAGCTTTCAAAGGCGTACCCGAAATTACTACTTCAAGTCCTTTGTTGACAATCTCACCCGCATTTAAGATTCGACTATTGTAACCAGATGCTTTAGAGATTTCTACACCAAGAATTTGGTTTTTAGACGATTGATTATAATACGTCACGTCTAAACCTAACTTACCACGAAGGAAACGCAAGTCTAAACCTAACTCAATTCCCGTCGTGATTTCGGGTTTAAGGCTTGAATTGGCGATGGTTGTATTTTCAAAATATTCAGGTGTGTTACCATTCCAAGCACTGGCAGAGCGGAAGGTTTGAGCCAATTGATACGGCGAAGCATCGTTTCCAACTTGTGCCCAGCTAGCGCGCACTTTACCAAAAGTCAGAATAGAGCTTTGAAGATCCAATAAGTCGGTTACAACTGCACTTGCCGAAACTGATGGATAGAAGTATGAACGTGCATTAGAAGGCAAAGTACTTGACCAGTCGTTACGCGCCGTAAAATCCAAGAACAAGGCATTTTTCCAACCTACTTGTGCCGTTCCAAACACACTTTGCATCTCTGTCTTTTCGATGCGGCTCGACACAGTGTTCAAACTGGTGACGGAGTTTGACAAGTTATAAAGTCCATCTACCACCAACTCCCCAACTTGGGTGAAGTTACGTTTGAAATAATTGGTACGTTTGATGGCTCCCGCTTGAGCACTTACCGAAATGTTGTTGGTTACGTTTCTGTTGAAAGATAAAATGATGTCGCTGTTGGTTTCTTGGGCGCGTTGAACATCTTCTGAATATTGCCCAGGTGTACGGTTTCCGTTACGAACGCGGTCAAAGTTAATGACGTTGATACGCGTATCCGACCAGTAGTCCGTTCCCGAACGAGCTAAGACACTAAACGAAGGCGAAATTTTGTAGTTCAAGGCAATGTTTCCTACCAAGCGGTCTTTTTCATTGGATGAAGGCAAACGGTCTTGCACAAAGAATGGGTTGGTAAAGAAGGTATGTTGCCAGTTAGGTGGATCATTGTCTGGGAGACGACCCGCCACTTTACGTTGAATATGAATTGCATTGTATTCGTCGTAGTTTTTCAACATTGACCAATCGGTATGGCGGTGCGCCCAAATAAACTGCTGACCTTCTTGAAAAGAACGGTTGTCTGAGCCGCTTTTTACGTATTCAGCTGATACTGTTGCGCTTAACTTTGAAGTGAAGTTATAATTGGTATTCAATTTAAAGTTGTTCCGCCAAAAATCGTTGTTGTACATAATACCTTTTTGATCCATCCGACCCATCGACAAGCGGAAACTTCCTTTGTCATTTCCAGCCGAAAGGGCTACGTTATTGGTCGTGGTAGCACCTGTTTCCCAGTATCCTTCCCAGTTGTTGGGCTGAGGTGTGAGTGGTGCCACTGCAGTACCTGTGTACCAATGACGTACCAAACGACCATCCAAAGGAGCACCCCAGCTTTCGTCCGTCCCTTCTGTTCCAGTCAAAGGTGCGTTAGGGCCGTAGGCAGCGCGGTACTGTTGGATTTCGGTGGGATCAGTAATGGTACCCGACCAACCATCGTTATACCAAGTACGGTATCCGTTTCCTCCACCGTACATGTTTTGAAACTTTGGTTTGACCAATGGACGTTCAAAAGTCGTATTGTGGTTAAACTCAAGGCCAATTCCTTTAGTACCTGCGCCATTTTTTGTTGTTACCAAAATAACACCGTTGGCCGCGCGCGAACCATACAAGGCTGCCGCGTTAGGCCCTTTTAGGATACTAATATCTTTGATGTTGTCTGGGCTAATCTCCGACAAACCACCGCCAAATTGCTTTTCACCGCTGGTCATGCGGGTTGAGGTTGATTGGTCAATGGGTACACCGTCAATAACTACGAGTGGTTGGTTGTTTCCTGAAACCGACGAACTACCACGAATCTGTACCGTAGAGCCACTACCAGGGCCGCCATTGCTTGAGACACGCACCCCTGCGACACGCCCCGAAAGGCTATTGACAACGTTGTTAGAACGAGACTCAGCAAGCTGTGTACCTTTGACTTCTTGCACCGTGTAACCAAGGGCTTTTTTCTCTTTTTCGATACCAAAAGCCGTTACTACTACTTCCTGAAGGGCTTTGATGTCTGGGACAAGTTCGATATTAATAGTAGAACGTCCCCCGACAGGAATTTCCTGAATTGAATAACCAATAAAACTATAGACCAAAACCGCGTTATCGTCAGGAACGCTAATTTTGTAATTTCCTTCTGCATCCGTCACAACCCCAGCTCTCGTACTTTTTACGATTACGTTCACGCCAGG contains:
- a CDS encoding histidinol-phosphate transaminase, which codes for MTQIINRRSLLKSGLMTLGGMAAAPAVGAFANVPSRIDTNGNIFHSPLLRETVLENPPKTPPTLVRINANENPYGPPMSARKAVADAVAGGSRYSWKELENLVGKIAKKEGVTPDHIMMGPGSSDLLEKVAIVLFQKGGNVVSADPTYMSLVKVAEATGATWKAVPCKGDWSHDLKAMEAAIDKDTKLVYICNPNNPMGSITSGKELMDFCSRVSEKVPIFVDEAYLELAVGADTQSMVSLLAQKKNVIIARTFSKIMGMAGLRVGYVAALPATLDKIQKITRGGMGITQTSIAAAVASMDDAEFQDTTRKLNHEVKTYLCKNLDRLGYKYVPSYTNFVIFPINIPTKELLQKMMAKGIMVRGYEIQGKPWCRVSMGTMDEIKQFVSTLEAIS
- the cas3 gene encoding CRISPR-associated helicase Cas3' — encoded protein: MKKLFAKSSPEWTSLQEHLLHVGIAVRAFAKHLHLEEELAFKGAVLHDLGKAHPLFQQRLLGKSNSTKPLRHEISSLFFLSIFPENEHSALIEMVVGHHKSVKNDVGEKGLLDLDNGYDYVEHHLGKWEEWSNDGIDLLNHFGIAATPISRHQALENMEKVVRYTKRKSNERGYSEWRGLLMGADHFASAAISDTQRFIENAFKLPDLSFYQRISSLYPLSQKTNYQSDKKHTIVVACTGAGKTDYLFKRCRGRVFYTLPFQASINAMYKRVANDLEKSNPNLDIRVLHGASTVVKRKQDEEESVLQSLFGSAVKILTPHQLAAIAFGLKGYEALLLDLKGCDIILDEIHTYTGISQAIVLKLVEILKKIECRIHIGTATMPTVLYQKILEILGDDVLETSLSKEELDLFDRHRTHKLADFQSSEKVIDAAVQKDQKVLVVLNQVKQAQLVYDVLSEKYPTIPILLLHSRFRRVDRNEKEKLLIGLDENGNPTEEFNTSNKACIVVSTQIVEVSLDISFDVMITETAPLDAMVQRFGRINRKRTAERQIKDVYVIAPPETKKEAKPYDVEVLKRSFDEIVDGEILNERHLQDKIDAVFPSIDFMNIEEHAKFKTDGRITIDKLTHVSKSILFELLDIDSVACIREADREEYENSFFERRLELEIPIRYFSVHKMEQLEKGNRPFVIPDKAYSIAKGLMLSEIKEENLDSKHQFL
- the cas6 gene encoding CRISPR-associated endoribonuclease Cas6, which translates into the protein MRLHIRLSKNTTIVPFNYQEQQVSKLHYWLGKNELHDKLSLYSFSWLKNGRQEGSKGLNFKTGSQFFISCYDSSLIKQLIKSIQQDNDFGWGMKIKALTLEKEPDFEYQHRFLVGSPVFIKRSQAEEKGVKFFYYNDEEANQFLTESLQHKLNDAGLSYEDVSVQFDESYQNPTTKGVTYKGIFNKGSICPVIINGTPEQLAFAWNVGVGNSTGIGFGSLI
- a CDS encoding DUF6934 family protein; translation: MNQPFYEFTILDEALRYEFVSAGKSIIHKVVSISHTDSDNLFTLTLADIRLDGSLDTHIASNNGDLEAIIATVIKCLETFFVYYPAAAVAFTGSEPRRMRLYQIILNRELTSLQPRFNIWGISVEGIVTFTPNHTYEGFIVSLKSVIIA
- a CDS encoding SusD/RagB family nutrient-binding outer membrane lipoprotein; translation: MKKYTLLSLTLAALLGSSCTKEFDKMNIDPNNPTAIGPQYLLPYAMEKSVDRFWGGSTRFERLNIDGMMLWMQYFTRNIYSNEGDNYGLSPAFYNNNWASFFNDGLLNFQRIIVDSSPTGKAPNTNYEGVALVMRSWLFSVTTDLWGAIPYSEALKGTAESPNYTPAYDSQDKVYEGLLNDLKIANEKLVVGGPGVQGDIIYGGNILKWKKFANSLRLRLANRQAAKKPAESRAIMREILGDATKYPIFTSNDDNALIKNTATLPSNNEWHEVMVRGSRTDWNISSTLADKLNALGDTRITIYANPVAGKYVGHPNGLPDAIATTYLSSSSTIGSYFTRPETPSVIMTLSELNLILAEAAIDGDITGDAKTYFENGITASFEQYGLKVPADYFTKVGAVTREKVLDQKWIALYGVGVEAWTEYRRTGFPVLPAKDPRAVFENDGVLPTRLPYPSTEYSLNKASLEKGIALNGGADNMKTKLWWSEK
- the cas6 gene encoding CRISPR-associated endoribonuclease Cas6: MRFKLTLAPVRDRQRLLFNYQYPLQAWIYGRLANADAEYAGFLHERGYQVPESRKAFKHFTFSSLQIPSIEPIKKGDTYMVLRSGVLTLYISFYVDKSAENFIVGLFQQQQLSIYNRECRADFVVERVETAPLPAMQSSMTFRTLSPMVVAQKVGDLDQYLTPTDADFGRFFAVNLVDKLRSVQPSMEMDASIAERLVKFELLSDPERIKKRGFLAKEGKEMEQTKVIGYHNFTFALTAPPELIEVGYLGGFGKYCSMGCGCVEVVSASPP
- a CDS encoding YafY family protein, with translation MNKFNDNSPKYRLLAILKLLIESPYQYTKKALATMYNVVPDTIKKDFEELRDADFNVEHDHQYRYAIVPNKPMQHLEDMLFFTETEKEILMDALANNAKASEKRTKRMQEKLNAIYDVSKLGSSLFSRTFLSKANLLEQAKQHKKVVKLINYRSTNSSEVSDRLVEPFSVNVKEDILHAFAIERKDIRHYRISRIERVELQEIPWQYETQHYVTATDPFRIVNDQKIRVHIRLRVGGYNELIERFPLTQAYLQPSADEPGVYDFECNVNEKFFGLTNFILGYHEHIVEIVEPELLIAHIRRHIAKINF